In the Silvanigrella aquatica genome, ATGGGCATTATTACTTCCTTTTTCTTTTCCTGCATATATTTTAGCTTATGTATATTATTCTCAAAAGGATAAATTTATTGATTTAAACTCATATGCTGCTGCTATCATCATTATGAGTCTTGCCTTTTATCCCTATGTTTATTTATTTAGCAAACAAGCCTTTTCTGAAATTTCACCTTCAATTATTTATGCTTCTAAGTTATTTCATAATTCACCTTTAAAAACATTTTGGAAAATCATATTACCCCTGTCACAGCCTGCTATTTTTTCAGGAACGTTGCTTGTCTGTATGGAAGTTATGGGAGATTTTGGAACTGTGGACTTTTTTTCTATTGATACCTTAGCAACAGGTATTTATAGAACATGGTTTGGCTTGGGAAGTATGAATGGAGCCATTCAAATCGTATTCATTCTTTTTTCATTTATAACCAGCGCTGTCTTATTAGATTTATATTTTAAAAAAAAGAAACGATTTTATCAAAATCAACTTCCTTATAAACAAAAAATAGAAAGAAAACTCACTGGTATTTATGGATATTTGGCAAGTATTTTCTGCTTTATTCCTATTACATGTGCATTTATTCTCCCGGTATTTATTCTTTTATACAATGTCTATCAATTAGGGGTGAAAGCTTTTGATAAAGAATTTTTAGAGATTTCAGTAAGATCTTTCCTGCTTTCTTTAAGTGCCTCTGTATTTTGTATTTTATTAGGATTTATCTTTGCTACTATTAAAAAATTTAAAAGAGAAAAATCCATTAAGATTATGGCAGAAAGTATTTCTCTTGGTTATGCTATTCCAGGATCGGTTTTGGCCATCACAGTATTATACACTTTAAAAATATTTGATGATTTATTTTCTAATATATATTTTTTTATTTTTCAGAAAGAATATCCTGCGCTCATTTTAAGTGGAACTATATTCGCATTATTTTATGCCTATTCTATAAAGTTTACTTCCGTATCTTTTCACAGCATTCAATCAAGTATGACAAAAATATCCCCCTCTTTATTTTGGGCATCCCGTATTTTAGGATATTCCACAATAACTACAACATTTAAAATATATTTTCCTATATTAAAAAATTCATTATTAATTTCATTTATTTTAATATTTGTAGATATTATTAAAGAATTACCTGCCACAATGGTACTACGACCTTTTAATTTTGAAACCATTGCCATAAAAACTTATAATCTTGCCTCTGATGAACGCTTAAAAGAAGCTTCACCCGTTGCTTTACTGATTGTTTTTTTAGGAATTATACCCGTATATATTTTATCAAAATATAATCTCAATACCAAAAAAGAAACAAAAAATGCTGACTGATAAAATTAAAGACAATAATAATATAATATTAAATATAAAAAATATTTTTCATAAATATAATAATATAAATATTCTTAAAAATATTTCTTTTCATATTAAGAAAGGCGAAATTATTAGTATTTTAGGGTCTTCAGGTTGCGGTAAATCAACATTATTACGTGTTATTTCAGGAATTGAGCCCCTATCTAAAGGGCAAATATTTATTGAAAATGAAGAAGTTGCTGGTAAATCTATTCACATTGCTCCCGAAAAAAGAGGAGTAGGGCTTGTTTTCCAAGATCTTGCTTTATTTCCTCACATTAAGATTCAGAAAAATATCGAATATGGGCTCTCGCATTTAAATAAATTAGAAAAAAAAGCACGTGTTTTTGAAATGCTTACCCTTGTAAAAATGGAAAGTTTTCATGACACATATCCTCACTTATTATCCGGTGGTCAACAACAACGCGTCGCTTTAGCAAGGTCTCTCGCTCCTTTACCAAAAATCTTGTTACTTGATGAACCTTTTTCAGGTTTAGATATGAATTTAAGAAGAACTCTTTGTCTTGAAGTCAGAAATATTTTAAAGCAAAGTCAAATGACATCATTATTCGTTACCCATGATGCAACAGAAGCTCTCATGTTTTCAGATAAAATCATTATATTAAATAATGGTGAAATAGAGCAATTTGATACACCTCAAAAAATATATCATCATCCTAAAAACTCCTTTGTTGCCTCATTTTTTGGAATGATAAATAAAGTTATAGTAACAAATATTCTCGTTAAAAAATTTCCAATTCTGAATAAAAATATTTTTCAAATTCAAGATAATAAAAATTTATATCTTTACTTTCGTCCCGAAGCCATTTCTATTCAATCACAAACTGATGAAAATAATATTTGTTTTAACGCTCAAATTATTTCTATTCAATATTTTGGTTCCTATGTCTTAGCAAAATTAATAACCGAGGAGTTTGGTAATATTATTGCTCAATTTTCATCACAAGAAGATCTTAAAATAGGAAATCGTATTTCACTAGAAATAAAGAATAATCTTTTATTTTATTTTCCAGACTAGTATTTAAATACATTTAAAAATTCTTTTAAGGAAAAAATAACTGTTTGACTTAAAATCTTCATCTCTTCAGTAGATTCTTTTTTAGGACAGACAACGACGCCTGCCATTTGTAAATCAAGACCAAATTACAAATATTTACTTCCACTTTCATAATAAAGGATATTGGGATGATTTGTATTGTTAAAAATTTGGAATATGTTTGTACCTCCCGAAATCATGGTGTAAAGTGATTCCTTTTAGTGGACAATATGCTATGAACTTAGGCGTTCATATAGAAGGGTTGTCCCATGGTAAAGAAGAAATCAGTTAAAAGTCAATATTCTCTTGAGTTTAAAAACCAAGTCCTTGAAGTCTTAGAAAATAGCCCTAAAAGCATGGCTCAGATAGCTAGGGAGTTTGAGGTTTCCTACCCCACTCTGAATAGCTGGAAGCGTTCTATTGGCGAAAAGGAAAATTCAAATATAAAGAAAAACTCTGACGAATTGAAAAAGCTAAAGCGAGAATACGAGCTTTTAAAAAAGGAAAATGAAATCCTAAAAAAGGCGGCAAGCTTCTTTGCAAAGCAACTCGATTAAAATACGAGTTTATATTGCTAGAGAAGCTTAATTATCCTATTCTTTTACTTTGCAAAGTAATGTGCGTTTCTAAAAGTGGATTTTATAAATGGCTTGAGTGTAAAGATAAAAATCATCAATTTGAGTTTAGCCTTGAAGAAGAAATAAAAAAAATACATACTTCTTCAAGGGGTACATATGGAAGACGGCGAATTTTATCAACACTTAAAAAGTCATTTATTAAAGTTGGAAAAAAACGAATATCCAAGATTATGAAGAAACTAAATCTGAATGGGGTCGGCAAACCTAAATTTAAAACAACAACAAAGGTTGATAGGCAAGCGATACATTTTCCGAATTTAATTTCAGGGGATTTTACTTCCTATAAGCCCAACGAACTTTGGACCAGCGATATTACTTATATTCCAACGAAAGAGGGCTGGGTTTATTTGTGCATAATATTGGATACTTTTTCAAGAGCAATAATTGGTTGGAGCATGCAAGATAATCTAAAAAGAGAAATTGTTTTGAATTCACTAAACATGGCATACAAAAAAAGATCTCATTTTCCAAATGGAATAATTTTTCATAGTGACAAAGGATCACAATATTCAAGTAAAGAAGTTAGAAAATATTTAAAATTAAATCATTTTCATCAAAGCATGAGCAATAGCTGCTATGAGAATTCTATTACAGAAACATTTTTTTCCACTCTAAAAAAAGAATTGGTACATCGATGCAATTTTCTTACTAGAAAAGAAGCAAAATCTTCGATTATAGAATATATTGAGGTGTTTTATAATCGAATTCGTGCGCACTCTGCCCTTGATTATCTTGCACCATTAGAGTATGAAAAAAATTATGAAATTTAACCGTCCACTTTTCGGGGATCACACCAGTGCCATCTATGATAAACCATTTGTCACTCCAATTTTTATACTTAATTTTCTCTGCAAAATTATTAAAATCAAATATATCTAAAGATGCTAAAATTCACATATAAAGCATTATTTTCCTGTGGTTCAAAAAACATAAATTTTTTCCAAATATCAATACTTTCATTTTGTAATGATAAATTTAAATTATTATTATAATTCTCAAGATAATTTGTATTGAATAAACCTATTTCATCCATAAAATTATACCCTTCGGCTATTTCAAATATTGGTTAGATATTATAAATATTTATAATGAAAAGATAATTATTTTTTAAAATATAATTTACTCTCACATTACAACACTTATAATAATCTCATGTAAATTTGAGAATTTATGCTACATCAATTCTTAATACTATTGGGAAGTATTAATTTTATTATGCAGACTCTATAAAGAAAGATTAGAATTCAAAAAATCATATGTCAAAAAATATGTTTGAGAAAGTATTACCTATTTTCGACTTGATTCTCATATTATGTTATTTACTAATTAATTGAATAAAAAAAGGAGAATATTATATATGATTCGCAAAATATTTTTGTTAATTTTTATCCTCATTACTATATTTTTAAGTTACGTTTCAATGCAGCCTTCAAATTTTAAAATTGTTCGTGAATTAAAAATCAATGCACCACCTGAAACAGTATTTAATTATGTAAATGATCTGCGCAAGTTTACAGAATGGAATCCTTGGTCAAAAATCGACCCCCAAGCAAAACAAATATTTAAAGGACCCATATCAGGTAAAGGAGCCAGTTATAGCTGGGAAGGTAACAATGACGTGGGCACAGGAAGTATGACCATAATCGAAACCCAGCCATATGCTTTTATAAAAATCCAACTTGATATGATAAAACCCTTTTCAGACACAAATAATGTTGAATTTTCATTTAAAGCAGATGGAAATGCAACAAATATTTCATGGACAATAAAAGGAAAAGCCAATTTTATCTCTAAATTATTTTGCGTTTTCATTGATAGAGATAAAATTATTGGAAGTGAGTTTGAAAAAGGTCTGCAAAACCTTAAAAAATTAGCAGAAAATATAAAAAAATAATCTTTAGATTTTATCAAATTCTTCTATGAAATCTAATATTGCTAAGGAACATTCTTCTTCTGTGATGGCTCCTCTATCTGGCAATGATTTTATATAAACAAGCCTG is a window encoding:
- a CDS encoding ABC transporter permease — its product is MKIFLILFLSVFIIPIASIFIYLLSPDREVWRHLYSTVLGTYISNTIFLSASVCFVTLLLGVSLAWLISYYQFPLKKIFEWALLLPFSFPAYILAYVYYSQKDKFIDLNSYAAAIIIMSLAFYPYVYLFSKQAFSEISPSIIYASKLFHNSPLKTFWKIILPLSQPAIFSGTLLVCMEVMGDFGTVDFFSIDTLATGIYRTWFGLGSMNGAIQIVFILFSFITSAVLLDLYFKKKKRFYQNQLPYKQKIERKLTGIYGYLASIFCFIPITCAFILPVFILLYNVYQLGVKAFDKEFLEISVRSFLLSLSASVFCILLGFIFATIKKFKREKSIKIMAESISLGYAIPGSVLAITVLYTLKIFDDLFSNIYFFIFQKEYPALILSGTIFALFYAYSIKFTSVSFHSIQSSMTKISPSLFWASRILGYSTITTTFKIYFPILKNSLLISFILIFVDIIKELPATMVLRPFNFETIAIKTYNLASDERLKEASPVALLIVFLGIIPVYILSKYNLNTKKETKNAD
- a CDS encoding ABC transporter ATP-binding protein, producing the protein MLTDKIKDNNNIILNIKNIFHKYNNINILKNISFHIKKGEIISILGSSGCGKSTLLRVISGIEPLSKGQIFIENEEVAGKSIHIAPEKRGVGLVFQDLALFPHIKIQKNIEYGLSHLNKLEKKARVFEMLTLVKMESFHDTYPHLLSGGQQQRVALARSLAPLPKILLLDEPFSGLDMNLRRTLCLEVRNILKQSQMTSLFVTHDATEALMFSDKIIILNNGEIEQFDTPQKIYHHPKNSFVASFFGMINKVIVTNILVKKFPILNKNIFQIQDNKNLYLYFRPEAISIQSQTDENNICFNAQIISIQYFGSYVLAKLITEEFGNIIAQFSSQEDLKIGNRISLEIKNNLLFYFPD
- a CDS encoding transposase — protein: MVKKKSVKSQYSLEFKNQVLEVLENSPKSMAQIAREFEVSYPTLNSWKRSIGEKENSNIKKNSDELKKLKREYELLKKENEILKKAASFFAKQLD
- a CDS encoding IS3 family transposase, giving the protein MLEKLNYPILLLCKVMCVSKSGFYKWLECKDKNHQFEFSLEEEIKKIHTSSRGTYGRRRILSTLKKSFIKVGKKRISKIMKKLNLNGVGKPKFKTTTKVDRQAIHFPNLISGDFTSYKPNELWTSDITYIPTKEGWVYLCIILDTFSRAIIGWSMQDNLKREIVLNSLNMAYKKRSHFPNGIIFHSDKGSQYSSKEVRKYLKLNHFHQSMSNSCYENSITETFFSTLKKELVHRCNFLTRKEAKSSIIEYIEVFYNRIRAHSALDYLAPLEYEKNYEI
- a CDS encoding SRPBCC family protein, encoding MIRKIFLLIFILITIFLSYVSMQPSNFKIVRELKINAPPETVFNYVNDLRKFTEWNPWSKIDPQAKQIFKGPISGKGASYSWEGNNDVGTGSMTIIETQPYAFIKIQLDMIKPFSDTNNVEFSFKADGNATNISWTIKGKANFISKLFCVFIDRDKIIGSEFEKGLQNLKKLAENIKK